A window from Candidatus Hydrogenedentota bacterium encodes these proteins:
- a CDS encoding PKD domain-containing protein translates to MQMRKYVASVVMTAILGLLTCGCPTSPPDFLVTFLVTTTSLDFGTNLNSLQFKVSKNYTSKPMPTFSITPQQEWILVNPSTGNSTGPSNPVTVTVTLNRSKLTAGSNTGSIVISAPGVTPVTVTVTAATSIVANFGGIPTTIQPGGVVNFVDQSTVTGGTIDSWLWTFGDGGQSTLQNPSHQYNTLGTYTVTLQITSGALSDTEVKSNYISVVPPTPPTANFIATPTAPVGNASVQFTDLSLAGTSPITNWYWEFGDGGTSTLKNPTHSYTTATAFSVYLKVTTLVGSDDELKVNYINVQPKAPTADFMADDTTPAVGQTVQFSDLSTPNVGNLTTWWWHFGDGVTSTLQNPTHVYTAAKIYSVYLGVTNNYGLLGQKTRTNYINVSPTK, encoded by the coding sequence ATGCAGATGAGGAAGTACGTTGCTTCGGTCGTGATGACCGCAATTCTTGGGTTGCTCACTTGTGGGTGCCCCACCTCGCCACCGGATTTCCTGGTCACGTTTCTTGTGACGACAACATCCCTGGACTTTGGCACGAACCTGAATTCGCTTCAGTTCAAAGTGTCGAAGAACTACACTTCGAAGCCCATGCCGACTTTTTCCATCACTCCCCAGCAGGAGTGGATACTCGTCAACCCGTCCACGGGCAACAGCACGGGCCCGTCGAATCCGGTTACAGTCACCGTCACCCTAAACCGTTCGAAACTCACCGCTGGTTCGAACACCGGTAGCATTGTCATCTCGGCGCCCGGCGTCACACCCGTTACAGTCACCGTAACCGCAGCTACAAGTATCGTCGCCAATTTCGGTGGCATTCCCACCACCATTCAACCCGGCGGCGTTGTAAACTTCGTCGACCAGTCAACCGTGACGGGCGGAACTATTGATTCCTGGCTATGGACATTCGGAGATGGCGGGCAAAGCACCCTTCAGAATCCCTCGCATCAGTACAACACGCTTGGCACATATACCGTCACGCTACAGATCACCTCTGGGGCGTTGAGCGATACGGAAGTCAAGAGCAACTACATTAGCGTTGTTCCTCCTACTCCTCCAACAGCGAACTTTATCGCAACTCCGACCGCGCCTGTGGGCAACGCTTCCGTTCAGTTCACCGACCTCTCGTTAGCCGGCACTTCTCCAATTACCAATTGGTACTGGGAATTCGGAGACGGCGGCACCAGTACCTTGAAGAATCCCACGCATTCGTACACCACGGCCACGGCCTTCAGTGTGTACTTGAAAGTGACTACGCTTGTCGGTTCCGATGACGAGTTGAAGGTCAACTACATCAACGTTCAGCCCAAAGCGCCCACTGCGGACTTCATGGCGGACGATACCACGCCCGCCGTGGGGCAGACCGTTCAATTCTCCGATCTCTCGACACCTAATGTCGGGAACTTGACGACATGGTGGTGGCACTTCGGCGACGGCGTCACCAGCACCCTGCAGAATCCGACGCATGTTTACACTGCGGCGAAAATCTACAGTGTCTACTTGGGTGTAACCAACAACTACGGTTTACTTGGTCAGAAGACCCGCACCAACTACATCAACGTGAGTCCGACAAAGTAG